One window from the genome of Methylophaga thalassica encodes:
- a CDS encoding NADH-quinone oxidoreductase subunit A, translated as MLENYLPILLFIIIGIGFGVLPLLAGFVLGPRHPDSEKRSAYECGFEPFEDAHMKFDVRYYLVAILFIIFDLEIAFLFPWAIVLDEIGVFGLLAMFLFLGILVVGFVYEWKKGALEWE; from the coding sequence ATGCTGGAGAATTATCTCCCGATTTTGTTGTTTATCATTATCGGCATCGGCTTTGGTGTTCTGCCATTGCTGGCTGGTTTTGTATTAGGACCTCGTCATCCGGATAGTGAAAAACGCTCAGCGTATGAATGTGGGTTCGAGCCTTTTGAAGATGCTCACATGAAGTTTGATGTTCGTTATTATCTCGTCGCTATTCTCTTTATTATCTTCGATTTAGAAATCGCATTCCTGTTCCCCTGGGCCATCGTATTAGATGAGATCGGTGTATTCGGACTCCTAGCCATGTTCTTATTTCTGGGTATTCTGGTGGTTGGGTTTGTGTATGAGTGGAAAAAAGGAGCGCTGGAATGGGAATAG
- a CDS encoding NuoB/complex I 20 kDa subunit family protein: MGIEGVLEKGVVTTSADKLINWARTGSLWPMTFGLACCAVEMMHAGAARYDLDRFGIVFRASPRQSDVMIVAGTLVNKMAPALRKVYDQMSEPRWVISMGSCANGGGYYHYSYSVVRGCDRIVPVDIYVPGCPPTAEALLYGILQLQKKIHRTNTIARQP; encoded by the coding sequence ATGGGAATAGAAGGTGTTCTTGAAAAAGGCGTTGTCACCACCTCTGCTGACAAGCTGATTAATTGGGCAAGAACCGGATCCTTATGGCCAATGACATTTGGCCTGGCCTGCTGTGCTGTGGAAATGATGCACGCGGGTGCTGCACGTTATGATCTGGACCGATTTGGCATTGTATTCAGAGCCAGTCCTCGTCAATCTGATGTAATGATCGTTGCCGGTACACTGGTAAATAAAATGGCGCCGGCACTTCGTAAAGTATACGACCAGATGTCTGAACCACGCTGGGTGATTTCAATGGGTTCCTGTGCTAACGGCGGCGGTTATTATCATTACTCTTATTCTGTAGTCCGTGGTTGTGACCGGATTGTACCCGTAGATATCTATGTTCCGGGCTGCCCCCCAACGGCTGAGGCATTACTGTACGGAATATTACAACTGCAGAAAAAAATTCACCGTACTAATACCATAGCCAGACAACCCTGA
- a CDS encoding phosphomannomutase: protein MKIHIEQLMSDSGVKFGTSGTRGLVTDMTDRVCFAYTAAFLQHLIAGNQIQTGDEFGIGGDLRLSSPRIMNAVAKACQYYGLRPVNLGFIPSPAVALYGIQHKMPTIMVTGSHIPDDRNGMKFNLPTGEILQADEQAIKQQFVDIPDELFNNDGQFIKQDDVFAEPSLLAETLYIERFSHFFPENCLSGMTIGIYQHSAVGRDLLQQILSVLGANTICLGRSDQFVSVDTEAIRPEDVQLAQQWASKHELDAIVSTDGDSDRPLISDEKGRWLRGDIVGLLTAIYLAADIVVTPVSSNSAVNADFFEQVIRTRIGSPYVISAMQTAVAESKKRIVGYEANGGFLQQSAIELAGNTLSPLPTRDAVIVILSVLLLAKQRQQSVSELNSSMPAIYTSSDRLKNFALEKSRLLLETLLPDNELSREQVKQLFPFMGEVKAVDTTDGVRMSFADDEIIHIRPSGNAPELRCYIEANHEKRAIALNQQALDAIQLWAGSV from the coding sequence ATGAAAATTCATATTGAACAATTGATGTCAGATTCGGGCGTCAAATTTGGTACCAGTGGTACCCGTGGTCTCGTTACTGATATGACAGATCGTGTTTGTTTTGCTTATACCGCAGCATTCTTGCAGCATCTGATAGCTGGTAATCAGATTCAAACAGGTGATGAGTTCGGTATTGGTGGCGATCTGAGGTTAAGCAGTCCGCGTATTATGAATGCCGTGGCTAAAGCCTGCCAGTATTATGGTTTACGTCCCGTTAACCTGGGGTTTATTCCGTCGCCAGCGGTTGCTTTGTACGGTATCCAACATAAAATGCCGACCATTATGGTGACCGGAAGTCATATCCCCGATGACCGCAATGGCATGAAATTTAATTTGCCGACTGGGGAAATACTGCAGGCGGATGAACAAGCCATAAAACAACAGTTTGTTGATATTCCTGATGAGTTGTTTAATAACGACGGTCAGTTTATCAAACAAGATGATGTTTTCGCTGAGCCATCTTTATTAGCTGAAACGCTCTATATCGAACGCTTCTCACATTTTTTCCCAGAAAATTGCTTGTCAGGCATGACTATTGGTATTTACCAGCATTCTGCTGTGGGTAGGGATTTACTTCAACAGATTTTATCTGTGCTAGGTGCAAACACTATTTGTCTCGGGCGAAGTGATCAATTTGTATCAGTGGATACTGAAGCGATTCGTCCTGAAGATGTTCAACTTGCTCAACAATGGGCTTCTAAACATGAGCTGGATGCGATTGTGTCCACGGATGGTGATAGTGATCGACCGCTTATCAGTGATGAAAAGGGGCGTTGGCTTAGAGGTGATATTGTCGGTTTGTTAACGGCGATCTATCTTGCTGCTGATATTGTCGTGACCCCTGTAAGCAGCAACTCCGCTGTCAATGCTGACTTTTTTGAGCAGGTCATACGTACCCGAATAGGTTCACCTTATGTTATTTCAGCCATGCAAACGGCCGTCGCAGAATCAAAAAAACGTATTGTGGGTTATGAAGCCAATGGTGGTTTTTTACAGCAATCAGCCATTGAATTAGCAGGAAATACATTAAGCCCTTTGCCTACAAGGGATGCGGTTATTGTTATTTTAAGCGTGTTGTTATTGGCCAAACAACGACAACAGAGCGTGTCTGAACTGAATTCTTCTATGCCAGCGATTTACACCAGTAGTGATCGACTGAAAAACTTCGCACTGGAAAAAAGTCGTTTACTGCTTGAAACATTATTACCTGATAATGAGCTGAGTCGAGAGCAGGTTAAACAGCTATTCCCATTCATGGGTGAGGTCAAAGCTGTTGATACAACCGATGGTGTGAGAATGTCTTTTGCTGATGATGAAATCATTCACATTCGGCCCTCTGGCAATGCCCCGGAACTCCGTTGTTACATTGAAGCCAATCACGAAAAACGTGCAATAGCGTTAAACCAGCAGGCTTTAGACGCCATACAACTTTGGGCCGGGTCAGTTTAA
- a CDS encoding mannose-1-phosphate guanylyltransferase/mannose-6-phosphate isomerase has protein sequence MIPVVMSGGSGTRLWPLSRKHKPKQFLNLFGDDSMFQQTILRLKGLDSASPIVVCNESHRFMVAEQLLEIGIESPSILLEPAGRNTAPAIVSAAFQALSREQDPVLLVLAADHVIADIEAFHQAIKIAEQQALAGNLVTFGIVPNCAHTGYGYIQAEEKEAISAVKQFVEKPDLETAEQYLASGEYYWNSGMFMFKASLLLEEMNKFNPDIVEKCRLAVSQSEQDLDFVRLNKTAFEACPSDSIDYALMEKTNKAVVVPLDAGWNDVGSWSSLWECSQQDENNNVLKGDVEIQNVKNAYIHSEHRLVSAIGVEDLVIVETADAVMVASKAQAQDIKDIVAKLKSQSRPEAENHRLCYRPWGYYDSIDLGERFQVKRIRVKPGASLSLQMHHHRAEHWVVVQGTAEVTRDDEVFLLSENESTFIPVGQKHRLHNPGRVPLEIIEIQSGGYLGEDDIVRFQDNYHRN, from the coding sequence ATGATACCTGTTGTAATGTCTGGAGGAAGTGGTACGCGTTTGTGGCCACTTTCACGTAAACATAAACCCAAACAATTTTTGAATTTGTTTGGTGATGACTCTATGTTTCAACAAACTATTCTTAGACTGAAAGGTTTAGATAGTGCATCTCCTATAGTGGTATGTAATGAGAGTCACCGGTTTATGGTGGCGGAGCAATTACTAGAAATTGGTATTGAATCTCCCAGTATCTTACTGGAGCCTGCTGGTAGAAATACAGCGCCTGCTATTGTGAGTGCTGCATTTCAAGCACTTTCTCGTGAACAGGATCCGGTACTGTTAGTTTTGGCTGCTGATCATGTTATTGCGGATATTGAAGCCTTTCATCAAGCAATAAAAATCGCTGAACAGCAAGCATTAGCGGGAAATTTAGTGACATTTGGTATTGTTCCGAATTGTGCCCATACAGGTTACGGCTATATACAGGCTGAAGAAAAAGAGGCGATTTCTGCAGTTAAACAATTTGTTGAAAAGCCGGATTTAGAAACCGCTGAGCAATACCTGGCCTCTGGCGAGTATTACTGGAACAGTGGGATGTTTATGTTCAAAGCTTCGCTATTGCTCGAAGAAATGAACAAATTCAATCCTGATATCGTTGAAAAATGCCGTTTAGCCGTATCACAAAGTGAACAGGATTTAGATTTTGTTCGCTTGAATAAAACCGCTTTTGAAGCCTGCCCATCGGACTCCATTGATTATGCTTTGATGGAGAAAACCAATAAGGCCGTCGTCGTGCCGCTTGATGCTGGCTGGAATGATGTCGGCTCCTGGTCATCGTTGTGGGAGTGTTCACAACAGGATGAGAACAATAATGTGCTGAAAGGCGATGTCGAAATACAGAATGTAAAAAACGCTTATATTCATAGCGAGCACCGACTTGTTTCTGCAATTGGTGTTGAAGATCTGGTAATTGTAGAGACGGCGGATGCGGTGATGGTCGCCAGTAAAGCACAGGCGCAGGATATCAAAGATATCGTTGCCAAACTCAAATCACAATCACGCCCTGAAGCTGAAAATCATCGTCTTTGTTACCGCCCGTGGGGATATTATGATTCTATTGATTTGGGTGAACGGTTTCAGGTCAAGCGTATCCGAGTAAAACCGGGCGCGTCACTTTCTCTGCAAATGCATCATCATCGTGCTGAGCATTGGGTGGTAGTCCAGGGGACGGCTGAAGTAACCAGAGATGATGAGGTTTTCTTACTTTCTGAAAATGAATCAACTTTCATTCCTGTCGGACAAAAGCATCGACTGCATAATCCGGGGCGAGTGCCTTTAGAAATTATTGAAATTCAATCCGGTGGCTATCTTGGTGAAGACGATATTGTTCGCTTCCAGGATAATTACCACCGCAACTAA
- a CDS encoding tetratricopeptide repeat protein, with translation MKASKGLLLVLMLGMAAGCGSSADSAADYVESGNEFFDNGNYDKARLEYKNAIQIDPRQAEPYYRLALLDEQSKNWKQMFANLTTVEQLDPNHADAQIKLGRLYLLGGKLDEAMTRADKALSLKPKSFDGRILKASILAKEQKFDEASKLLAEVAKDYPDHKDILSLEVLIMKDKGQLPAALAKAQEAVEKYPEDLSLRLIELSLYNEMKDYKGMANVYEEILERKPDEREVVLSYAKLLVSQLDRYDDALNILQSFLKIHPDDAEAQQFLLGLINQKNPQEALTKLDEMIKAAPENYDLRFAKAALLDKNGDVDGSVSELNRIVEEDPQGINGNKARVMLASYYASKQDFNKARELAQAVLDVAPEESGALLVRAKLDLIDQKYDQAVTDLRTVLRNSPDSDEAMILLAQAYQKQGSEALAEDSFRQALAANPYNATAALTVSSMLVQESNYDKAEQVLVTALDKNPTNATLLQQLTEVRILKKDWKAGIETIDLLKDQQGDTLLSHLLSGQLYEGQGDYALAKAEYEAGLELEPNSSRAMQGLATSMEALDENEQLESYLNNFNQKYPNSMNGYATLAIHYFRVDKAEQAVSILEKKIAEQKNWTLGYSLLTDYYLRNDKLNDAAKVLKQAVDNIDDNIRFSLQLASIEESRGNYGEARNLYDAILKKNNNVDIAANNLASLLTDRFESPENLNRALEITQRFKSSTQPYFLDSYGWVNVKLNKLDEAKPVLEQAVSLEPNVAVFNYHLGVLHAKQGNNDLARQYLNTAKQQASQDNDSTLMADIDTALSALDN, from the coding sequence ATGAAAGCGAGTAAAGGTTTATTGCTGGTATTGATGCTGGGGATGGCAGCGGGATGTGGAAGTTCTGCTGATAGTGCAGCGGATTATGTTGAAAGTGGTAACGAGTTTTTTGATAACGGGAATTATGACAAAGCTCGGTTAGAATATAAAAATGCTATTCAGATTGATCCCCGACAAGCAGAACCTTACTATCGATTAGCCCTGTTAGATGAGCAAAGCAAAAACTGGAAGCAAATGTTTGCTAATCTGACCACGGTTGAACAGCTGGACCCCAACCATGCAGATGCTCAGATTAAACTTGGAAGACTTTACCTGCTGGGCGGTAAACTCGATGAAGCGATGACCAGAGCCGACAAAGCGCTGTCTTTAAAACCTAAGAGTTTTGATGGTCGAATTCTCAAAGCCTCTATCCTGGCTAAGGAGCAGAAGTTTGATGAAGCATCCAAACTGCTTGCTGAAGTAGCAAAAGATTATCCTGATCATAAAGACATTCTGTCTTTAGAAGTTTTAATCATGAAAGACAAAGGTCAGTTACCTGCCGCACTGGCAAAAGCTCAAGAGGCTGTTGAAAAATATCCTGAAGATCTGTCGTTGCGGTTAATCGAATTAAGTCTTTATAACGAAATGAAAGACTACAAGGGTATGGCTAATGTCTATGAAGAGATTTTAGAGCGAAAGCCTGATGAACGCGAAGTGGTATTGTCTTACGCTAAACTTTTAGTCTCACAGTTGGATAGATATGACGATGCGCTAAACATTTTACAGTCTTTCCTGAAAATACATCCTGATGACGCTGAAGCTCAGCAATTTTTACTGGGACTAATTAATCAGAAAAATCCTCAAGAAGCACTCACTAAACTGGATGAGATGATTAAAGCCGCACCCGAGAACTATGACTTGCGTTTTGCTAAAGCGGCCTTGTTAGATAAAAATGGTGATGTGGATGGTTCTGTCAGCGAACTTAACCGTATTGTTGAGGAAGACCCACAGGGTATTAACGGAAATAAGGCGCGGGTGATGTTAGCGTCGTACTACGCGTCAAAGCAGGATTTCAACAAGGCACGTGAATTAGCACAGGCGGTTCTTGATGTTGCTCCTGAGGAAAGTGGTGCATTGTTGGTTAGAGCCAAACTGGACTTAATCGATCAAAAGTATGATCAGGCTGTCACGGATTTAAGAACCGTATTAAGAAACTCGCCTGATTCAGATGAAGCTATGATACTACTTGCACAAGCCTATCAGAAACAAGGTTCTGAAGCTCTGGCAGAAGACAGCTTCCGACAAGCTTTAGCAGCCAACCCTTATAACGCAACTGCTGCATTAACAGTATCGAGTATGTTGGTTCAAGAAAGTAATTACGATAAGGCTGAACAAGTTTTGGTGACGGCTTTAGACAAAAATCCGACCAACGCTACATTGCTGCAACAACTGACAGAGGTCAGAATTCTTAAGAAAGACTGGAAAGCAGGCATTGAAACCATTGACCTTCTTAAAGACCAGCAAGGTGATACCTTGCTTTCTCATTTATTATCTGGACAGTTATACGAAGGGCAGGGTGACTACGCGCTTGCCAAGGCCGAGTATGAAGCTGGTCTTGAGTTGGAACCTAATTCAAGTCGTGCAATGCAGGGACTGGCTACCAGTATGGAAGCATTGGATGAAAATGAACAACTAGAAAGTTATTTGAACAATTTCAACCAAAAATACCCTAATTCGATGAATGGTTATGCCACTCTGGCTATTCACTACTTTAGGGTCGACAAAGCGGAACAGGCTGTCAGTATTCTTGAGAAAAAAATTGCTGAACAGAAAAACTGGACGCTGGGTTACTCGCTCTTAACAGATTATTACTTACGTAATGACAAATTAAATGACGCTGCAAAGGTATTGAAACAAGCAGTTGATAATATAGATGACAATATCCGTTTTTCACTACAACTGGCTTCTATTGAAGAGTCGCGGGGTAATTATGGTGAAGCACGTAATTTGTATGATGCAATTCTGAAAAAGAATAATAATGTGGATATTGCTGCTAATAATTTAGCCAGCTTATTAACCGATCGGTTTGAGTCGCCAGAAAACTTAAACCGTGCGTTGGAAATCACCCAACGCTTTAAGTCTTCAACACAACCTTATTTTCTGGATAGTTATGGTTGGGTCAATGTAAAACTGAATAAGCTCGATGAAGCAAAACCCGTGCTGGAACAGGCGGTTTCATTAGAGCCGAATGTTGCGGTATTTAATTATCACCTCGGTGTTTTACATGCGAAACAGGGCAATAATGATTTAGCCAGACAATATCTGAACACGGCTAAGCAACAAGCATCACAAGATAATGATAGTACTTTAATGGCCGATATTGACACGGCATTGAGTGCACTAGATAACTAA
- a CDS encoding NADH-quinone oxidoreductase subunit C — MMQTLKAKLEQDFSEALLDCELVRDEITLHVAAEHLINVCTTLRDDYQFEQLMDLAGVDYSEYGGSSWETKQSTEFGFSRAVDGLGHAEPVTDGYRFAVVYQLQSIKHNQRLRLKVRLAAEQPLVDSVTSVWACADWYEREAFDMFGILFEGHPDLRRILTDYGFVGHPFRKDFPLIGNVEMRYDEDKKRVVYEPVSIEPRTLVPRVIRDDNRYLRDEK; from the coding sequence ATGATGCAAACCCTAAAAGCTAAACTTGAACAGGATTTTTCAGAAGCCTTGCTGGACTGTGAGCTGGTTCGAGATGAAATCACTTTGCATGTGGCTGCAGAGCACCTTATCAACGTTTGCACAACACTACGCGACGACTATCAATTTGAGCAATTGATGGATTTGGCGGGAGTGGATTACTCAGAGTACGGTGGTAGCAGTTGGGAAACGAAACAATCAACAGAGTTTGGCTTTAGCCGGGCTGTAGATGGATTGGGTCATGCAGAACCGGTGACGGATGGTTATCGCTTTGCTGTGGTTTATCAGTTGCAGTCAATCAAACATAACCAACGCTTACGACTAAAAGTCAGACTGGCTGCCGAACAACCCCTCGTCGACAGCGTAACAAGTGTCTGGGCGTGTGCAGATTGGTATGAACGTGAAGCCTTTGATATGTTTGGTATTTTATTTGAAGGTCATCCTGATTTACGTCGCATTTTGACCGACTACGGCTTCGTCGGCCACCCGTTTCGCAAAGACTTCCCACTTATTGGCAATGTTGAGATGCGTTACGATGAAGACAAGAAACGCGTGGTGTATGAACCGGTCAGCATTGAACCAAGAACCCTGGTACCCAGGGTGATTCGTGACGATAACCGTTATCTCAGGGATGAGAA
- a CDS encoding PAS domain S-box protein, with protein sequence MNKNKWLSTPVVVAIIILLAALIAAGVAASHLFSLIQEDVTSRLNTALVTSINRVKQSFTNHQRNSVYWAENTVIQQIALLANKHENRAMQQDLYQLVDGSLKATITNEGYRDYKLFNLNGELILSGISGFAKPEQNITLPDNILAALSKKDVYTSHPFMPSSLWQSTLRHQYPLPTMLFIAPIHDWAGKTVAFFAFEINPDKLFNPAFHENQVGQTGQAYAIDEQGRMLTQSKFTNQLIRAGLIDASNPLTELKLEVRDPGFDLLESPDKKVKSPMPLTLMAKSLTQHKTGVNLKGYRDYRGVKVIGSWRWDEQLNMGIVTETEVSEVYKLYRSLLFSVIVSIVFIIFMTAFGTYFYRRSTQQQIVSLQQRDAIIKQTDDGFVTIDDQGRITMVNPAICLLFGYQEAELIGQPVSILIDEEQRHKHDNYLKQADIHEPKIIHRTRSLSASRKDGSQFPIELNVSPMQFGHRKFYIGVIRDISERYQYQQELIKAMQQAEHANQAKSEFLAKMSHELRTPLNAIIGFSQLLQMDKLNDDQRESVSMIESSGNHLLSLINEVLDLSRIESGHMSVSVEDVELKPLIEHILPFIHNQLSALDLRITESYPKQASSLFVRADHIKLKQVLLNLLSNAAKYNKPNGSIEIIVSHTDSDSIRIAIKDTGYGIDENLQQRLFEPFDRLDKDTSDIQGTGIGLVISRELIKLMNGRFGFDSKRDIGSTFWIELQRSSVNNSSILSAANNQSDQLDGEQTQHIKVLCIEDNPTNLNLMQRFFRQYSQFVLLTAADAESGLEIARQFEPQVILMDINLPGKNGFEALKDLKRSAITRDIKTIALSANAMREDIDRGLKAGFDYYLTKPLNFELLIETINQAIEKAIKH encoded by the coding sequence GTGAATAAGAATAAGTGGTTAAGTACACCTGTTGTGGTAGCGATCATCATTTTATTAGCGGCTTTAATAGCCGCTGGTGTGGCAGCTTCGCATTTATTCTCACTGATTCAGGAGGATGTCACGTCACGTCTAAATACGGCATTAGTTACCTCCATTAACAGAGTCAAACAATCTTTCACCAATCACCAGCGAAATAGTGTTTATTGGGCAGAGAATACCGTTATTCAGCAAATCGCTTTATTAGCTAATAAACATGAAAACAGAGCGATGCAGCAGGATTTATATCAACTCGTTGATGGCAGTCTGAAAGCAACGATCACCAATGAAGGTTACCGAGACTACAAATTATTTAACCTCAACGGTGAGTTGATTTTGTCAGGCATCAGCGGTTTCGCAAAGCCTGAACAGAATATTACCCTGCCAGATAATATTCTTGCTGCATTATCGAAAAAGGATGTCTATACCTCTCATCCATTTATGCCTTCATCCCTATGGCAATCAACATTACGGCATCAATATCCCTTACCAACCATGTTATTTATTGCTCCTATCCATGATTGGGCGGGAAAAACAGTCGCTTTTTTTGCGTTTGAAATTAATCCAGACAAGCTGTTTAACCCAGCTTTTCATGAAAATCAGGTCGGACAAACCGGTCAAGCCTATGCCATAGATGAACAAGGGCGGATGCTGACCCAAAGTAAATTTACTAACCAATTAATTCGTGCAGGATTAATCGATGCTTCGAATCCGCTCACTGAGTTGAAACTCGAAGTCCGTGACCCCGGTTTTGATTTACTGGAGTCACCCGACAAAAAAGTGAAAAGCCCTATGCCATTGACACTGATGGCTAAGTCCCTGACTCAGCATAAAACTGGGGTCAACCTGAAGGGCTATCGTGATTATCGTGGCGTCAAAGTCATCGGCAGCTGGCGCTGGGATGAGCAACTCAATATGGGGATTGTCACAGAAACAGAGGTTTCCGAAGTATACAAACTATACCGTTCGCTGTTATTCAGCGTCATTGTCAGTATTGTATTTATCATTTTTATGACGGCATTTGGTACCTATTTCTATCGCCGTTCCACCCAGCAACAAATTGTCTCACTGCAACAACGAGATGCCATTATTAAACAAACAGATGATGGTTTTGTCACCATCGATGATCAGGGAAGAATCACCATGGTCAATCCCGCCATCTGTTTGCTATTTGGCTATCAGGAAGCCGAATTGATTGGTCAGCCGGTATCCATTTTAATAGATGAAGAACAGCGACATAAACATGATAATTATCTGAAACAAGCTGATATACATGAACCGAAAATTATTCATCGGACCCGCTCATTATCAGCGAGCAGGAAAGATGGTAGTCAATTTCCGATTGAACTCAATGTCAGCCCGATGCAGTTTGGCCATCGTAAATTTTATATCGGCGTGATTCGTGATATTTCTGAACGTTATCAATATCAGCAAGAACTGATCAAAGCCATGCAGCAGGCTGAACATGCTAATCAGGCTAAAAGTGAGTTTCTTGCCAAGATGAGTCATGAGCTGAGAACACCGCTCAATGCCATTATCGGTTTCTCTCAGCTGTTACAGATGGATAAGTTAAATGATGATCAACGCGAATCGGTCAGTATGATTGAAAGCTCAGGTAATCATTTGCTGTCATTAATCAATGAGGTGCTTGACCTGTCACGTATAGAGAGTGGTCATATGTCAGTCTCAGTGGAAGATGTCGAACTAAAACCACTCATCGAACATATTTTACCTTTCATTCATAATCAACTTAGTGCGCTTGATTTACGTATTACCGAAAGTTATCCAAAACAAGCCTCTTCTCTATTTGTCCGTGCCGACCACATTAAATTAAAACAGGTATTGCTTAACCTATTATCCAATGCGGCAAAATACAATAAGCCTAATGGAAGTATAGAAATTATTGTCAGCCATACGGATAGTGACTCGATACGCATTGCTATCAAAGACACGGGCTACGGTATTGATGAAAATTTACAGCAACGTCTTTTCGAGCCCTTTGACCGTCTTGATAAAGACACCTCTGATATACAGGGAACAGGAATAGGGCTGGTTATTAGCCGTGAACTGATTAAGCTAATGAATGGACGTTTTGGCTTTGACAGCAAGCGAGATATAGGATCGACATTCTGGATAGAGCTTCAGCGCTCATCCGTCAACAATAGCTCGATATTATCAGCTGCAAATAACCAGTCTGATCAATTGGATGGTGAGCAGACTCAGCATATCAAAGTGTTATGTATAGAAGACAATCCTACCAACTTAAACCTGATGCAGCGGTTTTTTAGACAGTACTCGCAATTTGTTTTGTTAACCGCCGCCGATGCAGAATCAGGATTAGAAATAGCCAGACAATTTGAGCCTCAAGTTATTCTGATGGATATTAACTTACCAGGCAAAAATGGCTTCGAGGCATTAAAAGACCTGAAACGTTCTGCCATCACTCGTGATATCAAAACAATTGCGTTAAGTGCTAACGCCATGCGAGAAGACATTGATAGAGGCCTGAAAGCGGGTTTTGATTATTATCTGACTAAACCGCTTAACTTTGAACTGTTAATTGAAACTATCAACCAAGCTATAGAAAAAGCTATCAAACACTAA